The Pseudochaenichthys georgianus chromosome 8, fPseGeo1.2, whole genome shotgun sequence genome has a segment encoding these proteins:
- the LOC117450576 gene encoding myc-associated zinc finger protein → MDTSWSNFLFQTPSTQSQPETPLQSELLPELSGSAQSPPAEHIASPPSTVDTTALSEDPLPVKPLIKLGRPAHICSTCNKEFKNSYNLRRHQSVHTGIKIKDRAAREKEDGGKVGGGGRVERQTGPLSLLHLTLPQTPSLPHNAATGAETLPLLGQQQGGLQVAVSIAPATVTMAAPPPPIQAAVVVVGSLEQNPNPNPSHTNTVRKNHACEACGKAFRDVYHLNRHRLSHSDEKPYFCPVCQQRFKRKDRMSYHVRSHQGGVEKPYVCPHCAKAFSRPDHLNSHVRQVHSTERPFKCTTCTSAFATRDRLRAHLVRHEEKVPCHICGKLLSAAYITDHMRVHNQAQHHSCHLCNRSFTTLTYLRVHAQKHHGQEWKESGGARGGFGGTGAGGVLLCQLCGVQCKTATQLQGHMGTHAAQGDPGHDPSHDPTSAGPVGSTSVAVTVSSASSVGLLVTDCSGIAPSPHS, encoded by the exons ATGGATACCTCCTGGAGCAACTTCCTCTTTCAG ACGCCGTCGACTCAGAGCCAGCCGGAGACGCCTCTCCAGTCGGAGCTGCTGCCGGAGCTCAGCGGTTCCGCTCAGAGTCCTCCGGCCGAGCACATCGCCTCGCCGCCGTCCACCGTGGACACCACCGCCCTGAGCGAGGATCCGCTGCCTG tgAAACCCCTCATCAAGCTGGGGCGGCCTGCCCACATCTGCTCCACCTGCAACAAGGAGTTCAAGAACAGCTACAACCTGCGGAGACACCAGTCGGTGCACACGGGCATCAAGATTaaggaccgcgccgcccgggaGAAGGAGGACGGAGGgaaggtgggggggggaggaCGGGTGGAGAGGCAGACGGGTCCGCTCTCCCTCCTCCACCTCACCCTGCCTCAGACTCCTTCACTTCCCCACAACGCAGCCACCGGCGCAGAGACCCTCCCCCTCCTCGGTCAGCAGCAAGGCGGCCTGCAGGTTGCCGTGTCCATTGCGCCGGCAACTGTAACcatggctgctccgcctcctcCCATCCAGGCAGCTGTTGTTGTCGTGGGCTCCCTGGAACAG AATCCAAACCCCAACCCCAGCCACACCAACACGGTGAGGAAGAACCACGCCTGCGAGGCCTGTGGGAAAGCCTTCAGAGACGTCTACCACCTGAACCGCCACCGCCTGTCGCACTCGGACGAGAAGCCCTACTTCTGCCCCGTCTGCCAGCAGCGCTTCAAGAGGAAAGACCGGATGAGCTACCACGTGCGCTCGCACCAGGGCGGCGTGGAGAAACCCTACGTCTGTCCGCACTGCGCCAAGGCCTTCTCTAG ACCGGACCACCTCAACAGCCACGTCCGACAGGTGCACTCTACAGAGAGACCGTTCAAGTGCACG ACGTGCACGTCGGCGTTCGCCACGCGGGATCGTCTCCGAGCTCACCTGGTGCGTCACGAGGAGAAGGTGCCGTGCCACATCTGCGGGAAGCTGCTGTCTGCTGCCTACATCACGGACCACATGAGGGTCCACAACCAGGCGCAGCACCACTCCTGCCACCTCTGCAACCGCA gCTTCACCACGCTCACCTACCTGCGGGTGCACGCTCAGAAGCACCACGGTCAGGAGTGGAAGGAGAGCGGCGGGGCGCGGGGGGGCTTTGGGGGGACTGGGGCCGGCGGTGTGCTGCTGTGCCAGCTGTGCGGGGTGCAGTGCAAGACGGCCACGCAGCTCCAGGGTCACATGGGCACCCACGCCGCCCAGGGAGACCCCGGCCACGACCCCAGCCACGACCCCACCAGCGCCGGGCCCGTGGGCTCCACCAGCGTGGCCGTCACCGTGTCCAGCGCCAGCAGCGTGGGACTGCTGGTGACCGACTGCTCCGGGATCGCACCCTCGCCCCACAGCTAG